A portion of the Thunnus maccoyii chromosome 20, fThuMac1.1, whole genome shotgun sequence genome contains these proteins:
- the LOC121886496 gene encoding cytohesin-1-like isoform X4 → MQRNKQMAMGRKKFNMDPKKGIRFLIDSSLLKNTSNDIAQFLYKGEGLNKTAIGDYLGERDDFNIEVLHAFLQLHEFTDLNLVQALRQFLWSFRLPGEAQKIDRMMEAFAQRYCRCNPGVFQSTDTCYVLSFAVIMLNTSLHNPNVKDKPSVQRFTAMNRGINDGGDLPEDLLRNLYDSIKNEPFKIPEDDGNDLTHTFFNPDREGWLLKLGGGRVKTWKRRWFILTDNCLYYFEYTTDKEPRGIIPLENLSIREVDDSKKPNCFELFIPDHKDQVIKACKTEADGRVVEGNHTFYRISAPTAEEKDEWINSIKAAISKDPFYEMLAARKKKVSSLKGL, encoded by the exons ATGCAGAGGAATAAACAGATGGCCATGGGCCGGAAGAAGTTCAACATGGACCCCAAGAAG GGGATCCGATTCTTGATTGACAGCTCCCTGCTGAAAAACACCAGCAATGACATCGCCCAGTTCCTCTACAAGGGGGAGGGGCTTAATAAGACGGCCATCGGCGACTACCTGGGGGAGAG AGATGACTTCAACATCGAGGTTCTGCACGCCTTCCTGCAGTTACACGAGTTCACAGACTTGAACCTGGTCCAGGCTCTCAGGCAGTTCCTGTGGAGCTTCAGGCTGCCTGGCGAGGCTCAGAAGATCGACCGCATGATGGAGGCCTTCGCACAGCGATACTGTCGCTGTAACCCTGGAGTGTTTCAGAGCacgg ATACTTGTTACGTGTTGTCGTTCGCTGTGATCATGCTGAACACCAGTTTACACAACCCCAACGTGAAGGACAAACCGTCCGTTCAGAGATTTACGGCGATGAATCGAGGCATCAATGACGGAGGAGACCTGCCGGAGGACCTGCTCAGG AATCTGTACGACAGCATCAAGAATGAACCCTTTAAGATCCCAGAGGATGATGGGAACGACCTCACACACACCTTCTTCAACCCCGACAGAGAGGGGTGGCTACTCAAACTCGG AGGTGGACGAGTGAAGACCTGGAAGAGACGCTGGTTTATTCTCACAGATAACTGCCTTTACTACTTTGAATACACGACT GATAAAGAACCCAGAGGGATTATTCCACTGGAAAATCTGAGTATCAGAGAAGTTGATGACTCCAAGAAACCG AACTGCTTCGAGCTGTTCATCCCGGACCACAAAGATCAGGTGATCAAGGCCTGTAAGACGGAGGCAGACGGCCGCGTCGTCGAGGGCAACCACACTTTTTACAGAATCTCCGCCCCAACCGCGGAGGAGAAGGACGAATGGATCAACAGCATCAA AGCTGCGATAAGCAAAGACCCGTTCTACGAGATGCTGGCTGCTCGGAAGAAGAAGGTTTCCTCTCTGAAGGGGCTGTAG
- the LOC121886496 gene encoding cytohesin-1-like isoform X3: MVLKSEDGVVPDDLSPEERQELESIRRRKQELLEDIQRLKDEIAEVTNEIENLGLTEERKSMQRNKQMAMGRKKFNMDPKKGIRFLIDSSLLKNTSNDIAQFLYKGEGLNKTAIGDYLGERDDFNIEVLHAFLQLHEFTDLNLVQALRQFLWSFRLPGEAQKIDRMMEAFAQRYCRCNPGVFQSTDTCYVLSFAVIMLNTSLHNPNVKDKPSVQRFTAMNRGINDGGDLPEDLLRNLYDSIKNEPFKIPEDDGNDLTHTFFNPDREGWLLKLGGRVKTWKRRWFILTDNCLYYFEYTTDKEPRGIIPLENLSIREVDDSKKPNCFELFIPDHKDQVIKACKTEADGRVVEGNHTFYRISAPTAEEKDEWINSIKAAISKDPFYEMLAARKKKVSSLKGL; encoded by the exons AGGCTGAAGGATGAGATAGCAGAGGTGACCAATGAGATTGAAAACCTGGGCCTGACTGAAGAGAG gaaaagcATGCAGAGGAATAAACAGATGGCCATGGGCCGGAAGAAGTTCAACATGGACCCCAAGAAG GGGATCCGATTCTTGATTGACAGCTCCCTGCTGAAAAACACCAGCAATGACATCGCCCAGTTCCTCTACAAGGGGGAGGGGCTTAATAAGACGGCCATCGGCGACTACCTGGGGGAGAG AGATGACTTCAACATCGAGGTTCTGCACGCCTTCCTGCAGTTACACGAGTTCACAGACTTGAACCTGGTCCAGGCTCTCAGGCAGTTCCTGTGGAGCTTCAGGCTGCCTGGCGAGGCTCAGAAGATCGACCGCATGATGGAGGCCTTCGCACAGCGATACTGTCGCTGTAACCCTGGAGTGTTTCAGAGCacgg ATACTTGTTACGTGTTGTCGTTCGCTGTGATCATGCTGAACACCAGTTTACACAACCCCAACGTGAAGGACAAACCGTCCGTTCAGAGATTTACGGCGATGAATCGAGGCATCAATGACGGAGGAGACCTGCCGGAGGACCTGCTCAGG AATCTGTACGACAGCATCAAGAATGAACCCTTTAAGATCCCAGAGGATGATGGGAACGACCTCACACACACCTTCTTCAACCCCGACAGAGAGGGGTGGCTACTCAAACTCG GTGGACGAGTGAAGACCTGGAAGAGACGCTGGTTTATTCTCACAGATAACTGCCTTTACTACTTTGAATACACGACT GATAAAGAACCCAGAGGGATTATTCCACTGGAAAATCTGAGTATCAGAGAAGTTGATGACTCCAAGAAACCG AACTGCTTCGAGCTGTTCATCCCGGACCACAAAGATCAGGTGATCAAGGCCTGTAAGACGGAGGCAGACGGCCGCGTCGTCGAGGGCAACCACACTTTTTACAGAATCTCCGCCCCAACCGCGGAGGAGAAGGACGAATGGATCAACAGCATCAA AGCTGCGATAAGCAAAGACCCGTTCTACGAGATGCTGGCTGCTCGGAAGAAGAAGGTTTCCTCTCTGAAGGGGCTGTAG
- the LOC121886496 gene encoding cytohesin-1-like isoform X2 translates to MVLKSEDGVVPDDLSPEERQELESIRRRKQELLEDIQRLKDEIAEVTNEIENLGLTEERKSMQRNKQMAMGRKKFNMDPKKGIRFLIDSSLLKNTSNDIAQFLYKGEGLNKTAIGDYLGERDDFNIEVLHAFLQLHEFTDLNLVQALRQFLWSFRLPGEAQKIDRMMEAFAQRYCRCNPGVFQSTDTCYVLSFAVIMLNTSLHNPNVKDKPSVQRFTAMNRGINDGGDLPEDLLRNLYDSIKNEPFKIPEDDGNDLTHTFFNPDREGWLLKLGGGRVKTWKRRWFILTDNCLYYFEYTTDKEPRGIIPLENLSIREVDDSKKPNCFELFIPDHKDQVIKACKTEADGRVVEGNHTFYRISAPTAEEKDEWINSIKAAISKDPFYEMLAARKKKVSSLKGL, encoded by the exons AGGCTGAAGGATGAGATAGCAGAGGTGACCAATGAGATTGAAAACCTGGGCCTGACTGAAGAGAG gaaaagcATGCAGAGGAATAAACAGATGGCCATGGGCCGGAAGAAGTTCAACATGGACCCCAAGAAG GGGATCCGATTCTTGATTGACAGCTCCCTGCTGAAAAACACCAGCAATGACATCGCCCAGTTCCTCTACAAGGGGGAGGGGCTTAATAAGACGGCCATCGGCGACTACCTGGGGGAGAG AGATGACTTCAACATCGAGGTTCTGCACGCCTTCCTGCAGTTACACGAGTTCACAGACTTGAACCTGGTCCAGGCTCTCAGGCAGTTCCTGTGGAGCTTCAGGCTGCCTGGCGAGGCTCAGAAGATCGACCGCATGATGGAGGCCTTCGCACAGCGATACTGTCGCTGTAACCCTGGAGTGTTTCAGAGCacgg ATACTTGTTACGTGTTGTCGTTCGCTGTGATCATGCTGAACACCAGTTTACACAACCCCAACGTGAAGGACAAACCGTCCGTTCAGAGATTTACGGCGATGAATCGAGGCATCAATGACGGAGGAGACCTGCCGGAGGACCTGCTCAGG AATCTGTACGACAGCATCAAGAATGAACCCTTTAAGATCCCAGAGGATGATGGGAACGACCTCACACACACCTTCTTCAACCCCGACAGAGAGGGGTGGCTACTCAAACTCGG AGGTGGACGAGTGAAGACCTGGAAGAGACGCTGGTTTATTCTCACAGATAACTGCCTTTACTACTTTGAATACACGACT GATAAAGAACCCAGAGGGATTATTCCACTGGAAAATCTGAGTATCAGAGAAGTTGATGACTCCAAGAAACCG AACTGCTTCGAGCTGTTCATCCCGGACCACAAAGATCAGGTGATCAAGGCCTGTAAGACGGAGGCAGACGGCCGCGTCGTCGAGGGCAACCACACTTTTTACAGAATCTCCGCCCCAACCGCGGAGGAGAAGGACGAATGGATCAACAGCATCAA AGCTGCGATAAGCAAAGACCCGTTCTACGAGATGCTGGCTGCTCGGAAGAAGAAGGTTTCCTCTCTGAAGGGGCTGTAG